TTGAATTATAACATAATTAATATTTTTATCATATATACAAAAAATATTTTTCTTTTTCTGGCTCACTTATAATATTAGATTTCATATTGACTTTTTCGACATTAAGTGATAAATTATCATTATAATATATCACTAATATATTACAGCTATATTATTAATATATTATAGTCTAAAATTTTATCTACTAAACTTCGCTTAATATTAAAATACATTTTATTAACAAAATTTACAATGGAATGTATTTCTATTTAGCGTTGTTAAGCCCTATCATAATTTTTTAAGGAGGATTAATATGAATAATAATAGCATTATTCAAGGTATTAAAGATCTACCAAAACATCTAAATTCTAAGACAATCAGCTCAGGTGTAATTGCAGGTATTTTTGGCTGGTGTACAGCACTTATTTTATTTGCTAATGGTAATGCTTGTGGATGGAGTATGCAGGAAACCTCTTCTTGGATCTTTGCATGTTGGGTATTCGGACCTATCTTAGGAATCATTTTATCATTGAAGTACAAAGAACCTATACCTGGAGCTTGGTCTATATCAGGTGCCGCAATTGTCGTATCAGGAGCCGGAGCAGGTTATTCTTTACAGCAGTTATGTACAGGATTTTTGTTAGCAGGTATATTAGTACTTATATTAGGTGTAACAGGACTAATCAGTAAGGTAATGAAATTCTTGCCTATGCCTATTGTAATGGGGATGACTGCAGGTTGTTTATTCAAATTTGTAACGAATATGGTCAACTATATCTTTAATTGGTCAAGCAATATGAGTGAACCCAATTATGGTAAGTATCTATTAATCGCTTTATTTGCCATTGCAGCATGGTTGATATTCACTAAACTTAGACCAGTAGTTAAGGTTATACCTCCAATTCTAGCTGCTTTTGCAGTCGTAATTATATGTGTATTTGCTTTTGGATTATATGATGCCTCATCTTTGGAAGGTATTAAATTCTATGGTCCAAAATTTATAGGATATTCTTTTGAAAATGTAGGAGGAGTCTTTGTATCAGTATCTCTTCCATTAGCACTTCTTGTAATTGGTGCAGAAAACGCTCAAGCTATCGGTGTATTAAAAAGCCAAGATTACGAACCACCAGTCAAGAGCATGACTATATGGTCAGGTATTGGTGGTATTGTTACTTCTCTATTCGGTGGACATAATGCCAATATTGCAGGTCCTATGACTGCAATCGTTGCATCAGATGAATCAGGAGATAATAAAGATGGTCGTTATGCTGCATCTGTAGTATGTGGTATATGGTGTTCTATCATTGGTATCTTTGCTAGTTTATTAGTACCTTTCTTAAGTACTATGCCACTTAAGTTAATCTACTTGGTAGCAGGTTTAGCAATGGTTGGAGTTATCCTATCATCTCTACAATCAGCTTTCAAAGCTAATAAATTCCAAGTATCAGCTTTCTTTGCTTTCTTTATAGCATTATCCCAAAAATCATTTTTAGGTATTGGTTCAGCGTTTTGGGCATTGTTGATTGGAATTATTATTGCAGCAGTATTAGAAACTAAAGATTTAAAAGCTATTATTGATAATAAAAATAAAAATTGATGAGGAATTATTATGAAGAAATATAAAAGTTTAATTGTATTTGACTCAAATTGTGATTTACCAGTTTATGATGAAGTAGATGTTTTAGTTGCAGGTGGTGGTCCAGCTGGAATAGCAGCAGCCGAAACAGCAGCAAGACATAACAACAAAACATTACTTGTAGAAAGACTTGGTTTTCTAGGTGGAGCATCTGTAGCTGGATATTCAGGTACATTCTGTGGAATGTTCTATGGTTGTGATAATCCATTAGAAGAAGAACCAAGACAAGCAGTGTTTGGATGGACTAATAAATTCTATGAAGCATTAAAAGAAAAAAATGGTGTTACCGAACCTCAACCATATGGTAAAACATTTTTAGTACCCCATAATCCACAAATCTTCAAGGAAGTTGCTGAAGACATGATTCTAGAAGCTGGTGGAAAAATATTATATCATTCAACAATAGTTGGTGTAATCAAAGATTTTGATGAATTCAAAGGTGTTGTAATTGATACAAAAAGCGGCCTAGCTCAGATAAGATCAAAAGTTATGATTGATGCAACTGGAGATGCTGATATTATCTATCGTGCAGGATATGAATATACTATGGGTGATAATGGTGTAATCCAAAATCCAACTATGATTTTCCGTCTTGGTGGAGTTGATGTAAAAAAATTCTTTGATTATTGGGGTGAAGACAGAATATCACCTGATAAAGTGACAGAAGCTATGAAACAAGCTATTGAAGAAGGAGCTGAGCTTCCTAGACTCAAGGTTTGGGTATATCATACAACAAGACCTAATGAATTGTTTATGAATGTAACATTACTTACTGGCAGAGATGGACATCTTCTTAATGTATGTGACCCAGATGACCATACAGAAGCTGAACAAGTTGCCCGTAAGCAAGTTAACGAATATGCAAAATTCTTCAAAGAATACATACCAGGCTGTGAAGCGTCCTTTGTCAACGATCTATCTTGTGAAGTTGGAGTAAGACAAACTAGAAGTATTGTTGGAATTGACAAATTATTGAATGAAGATGTTAAAAATGCTAGAAAAAGAAGTGACGGTATAGTAGCTTGTCCATGGCCTATTGAATTACATAATGGAGAAAAGCCATATCTATTCTGGCTGATTAATGATTATTATGAAGTTCCTTACGGTGCTTTAGTTCCAGCAGTTGGTGAAAACCTCATTGTTGCAGGTAGAAACCTTAGTGCTGAGCATCATGCCTTAGCAAGCTGTCGTGTTATTTCTCAATGTTTCGGTTATGGTCATGCAGCAGCATTGGCAGCAGATAAATCCATAAAAGAAAATATTAAATTCAGAGATATAAAAGGTGAAGAAATAAGAAAACTATTGAATGAGGAAGATGCACGTTTAGGAGAATAATAAGAAGAATCCCACGATACTTTAATCGTGGGTTTTTTCATTTCTCAATTGAGTCATGATTCCAATAATAAATAATACAAATTTTACAATAACATGTGCAACATAATTATCTATACTATATGTACAAATTAAATATTTAGTAAGATGGGAAGCTGTGGATATAAATCCATCAACATATATATAATTGGATAAATCATTAATATTTTGATATAAAAATATAACTATTGTTCCTAACAATGATGCTCCGACAAGTGATGTACCTACTATAAAAAAAACAATTATATATTGTAATCCTCTACCCATTGATGAAAGTAAAACCTTATAAATTAATTTCATAAGCACAATAGATCCTATTCCTACCATTAATCCCCCTATTAATGCTGCTATTACCATTTTAAATAATGAATAACATAAGTATATTCCGCCAATAAAACATCCAATACACACCAACGGATAGATGGATTTTTTCCCCATAAAACACAGGACTATACCTACACTACAAAGAGTTATTAATGTAATAACTATAGATAACATTCTAATTATCCACTGTACTCATTATTTTCGTTAACAAATTAAGGACACGAACAAAAATCAGAATGACTGTCATAACAAGGCCAAAAGCAAGTGACCATTCATATTTATTAACATAATTCATATAGTTATCAGGTATAGATAAAAATATTGATAAACATACGCCTACACAAGTAAGTAATAGAAAAAATAGAATTTTTGTTCCTATACTCCCATATGTAGCAGGCTTACCACTATTCACATCATCTTGTTTTGAAACCTTTTTAAAATATGGATTTGATAATATTGATTTCATTTCATAATCTCCTTTTTATATAATTTTTATATCTCTTTTGTTGTATTCATTATAACAACAGGTGTTTAATATAACTCAAATCCTATATTAAGATTTCTTAATATGGAGTTAATAAAAAACGGTATTACATTAAAACTAATTAATATAATACCTTTTCTTATAATCTTATTTAGATTTTCATTAATTATATATTTTCAATTCCATAATCCAACTATTATAATACTTTCTTGAAATGATCTACAACCTCCTGCCAATGAGCATACTCTTTTACATTACGTCTATCTGATAGTATTGAGCTATATTTCTCTTTTAAGTATCTTCCAACATAAGTTGTAGCCTTTTCAGCACCAAAAACGTTCATATGGTCACCCTTATCTCTAAAATCCTTGGCAAAATCTATATTAAAATTACTGTCCTTAACATTAAGGTCTATAAAAGGAATGTTTAAATCCTTTGACAAATAGTTCATATAATTATGTTTTGCATAATTCCATGAAGATGCGCTAGGAAGCTCTAGAAAAAGGATTTTTATATTATTCGTTCTACATATCTTAATAAAGTTCTTAAGATGTTTTAGGTTTCGTCTAGGTATTGGATGAGGTTTTTGATTCTTGTTTCCCATATAATCTCCAGCATCATATTTGTTAATCTCATCAGAATGAACAAATCCTTTAGTTATATCATATTTCTTAGACCTATTAGGTATTGTATAAAAATCTCTGAATTTTAACTCTTTCCATCTAACATGAAACACAAAAGGAGCAAGTAAAAAATTAGAATCATCTAAAGCTTTATTCCTCTTTTCATAAAGGCAGTCAACTTCAAGAATAGCTACTTTTGGAGCTTGAGTCCTAAGTGTCTTCTTTAGCAAATTATTGATATCACCAATTGTCTGTAATACAGTACCAGAAGCATAAGATGTATAACCAAATTCATCATATAGTTTTGCTGGTACGAATCCAGCATAGACATCGGAATTTCCATATACCATTACATCAATTGAATTCTCAGGCTCAGCAAGAAAACCCATACCTCTATAATATTTTGTACCACCAGAATCATGAATTGATTTTGGAGAAACAATGAGGCATATATACATATATATAATAGCTGTAATTAAAAAACAACTAGAAACGGTTAGAATGATTTTTAATCTTTTCATTAGAAACCTCCATAAATAGGATCAGGTGGAATATAGCCTAGCCCATACGCACCAAAAATAACTACAATACAAAACACACAAAAACAAATCCAGTATTTCTTATATGATGAAAGCGCTTCAAATCTGCTTTCTATATCAATATCTTTTAACTTCATAATCACCGACAGTAATATTACTATGAATGAAAGTATGAATATTATGAAGTCATTAGGTTCAATGGCACTAAAGAGTTGAAACTCTGAACCTCTTGAAAAAACAGACCCTAACATCTGACGAAAAACCAATAAATTCTCTGCTCTGAACATAAGCATTCCAATACCAACAAGTATAAGAGTTTTTGTTAATCTTAATCCTTTGATAAGCCTATTTTCAGAAGTTATATTATTCTTACTTAATACTCTATTTACCAAAGGAGAAATCAAATTAAATATAATCATTAGTACAAAATAGTAAAGTCCATAAACAATATATTTTGAACTTGCACCATGCCAAAGTCCTGTTAAAAACCAAACAAAAAACAAAGGAATGGTTATTGTCAATAGATTCGCTAAAAAAGCTGGTAGATTTTTTACTATTTTCATTAATGCTCTGGAAGTTGATATAGGATAGAATATGTAATCACGGAACCAACCTCCTAGAGAAATATGCCATCTTCTCCAGAAATCCCCTACATTCAATGCCAAGAATGGCATATCAAAATTCTTAGCGAGTCCAATACCAAATATCTTAGAAACTCCTGCTGCTACATCTATATATCCAGAGAATTCAGCATACAATTGAATTGTATATGCAATAACACCTATGATAACTGTGAATCCTCCATAAGATTCGTGATTCTTGAAGACAGCATCTGATATGATAGCAGCCCTGTTTGCAACCATAAATATCTTGAACATACCCCAAAACATTTGAGCTATACCGTTATATAAGTTATTAATCTTAATCTGCTCTCCACTTGTCATCTGAGGCATAAGTGCATCATATCTTCCAAAAGGTCCTTCATGCATCTGTGGGAAGAAACTTATGAATAGAGCTATCTTAAAGATATTCTTTTCAGCTTTATACTTCCCCCTTAAAACATCTACTACATAGCTGATTGACTGCAAAGTATAATATGATATTCCAAGAGGCAGAGCAATCTTAATTACTGGAGCCGAAACATTAATACCTAACCATCCAAGTAGCCCTATACTGGATGATGCAAAGAAATTAAAATACTTCAGTGTTAATAAAATACCTATATTAATAATTACATATATTGCTAAAACAAATCGCTTTTTCTTTTTTATTATTGCCCTAAGTTGTTTTCTTTCTTTTTTTGGAAGTCCTTCTAAGCTGTATTTTAGGGGAATCCTATCCATTATTATTGCTGCAGAATACGATATCAAAATAGTTGTTATCAAAAATATTATTCCAAATCCACAAAATATCCCATAGAATATAAGACTTGAGGCTAGTAATATAATGTAGCGCTGTTTGTATGGACAAACAGCATAAATAATAGTGGTTACAAAAGTGAAAATTAATAATAGTATCAAAATAAGATATGGCATATCAATTATTCTCCATCAAGTGATACTACTAGCTTATATATACTCTCTACAGAATTGAAATTCTCAGGTACAAGATGGATTGGTGTAATTTCAATATCAAACTCATAGTTAAGCTTAGCTACAAGTCCTGCTATATTAAGGGATGTTAGTATTTTGCCATCTACTAGGTTAGTTGCATTTTTGTAATCTACTCCTGGTATTATTGTTGAAAGAATCTCGTTTATTTTTTCCATTCTAATCTACTCCTTTTAATTTAATATATTATTTTTTAATTTTTTTCTATCTATCTTACCATTGGCATTCTTAGGAAAAATGTCAAAAGCTTTGTAATCATGTGGACGCATGTATTCTGGCAATGATTTTTCAGCAGTTGATCTAAGAGTATTTATAATCTCTTCTTTACCTTCATAAGCCAATATTAACTTATCATCTTCACTATCATAGATACAAATTGCAAGCTCTATTCCTTCTACAGCTCCAAAAGCAGCTTCTATCTCTCCAGTTTCAATACGATAGCCCATATGTTTTATCTGAAAATCTTTTCTACCTATATACTCGAACTCACCATTTTCATTTTGTCTAACCAAGTCACCAGTTTTATAAACTATCTCAGGATAATCATTCTGTAATGGATTCTGCACGAAAACCTCAGCAGTCTTTTCTTTATTTTTGTAATATCCCTTAGCTATAAAAGGTCCAGCAGCAAATAACTCTCCCTCTGCTCCTCTTGGTACTTCATTGCCATTCTCATCCACAACAAACAAATGGCAGTTACTACAAGCTATACCTATAGGTAAAGTCTGTGTATCTAAAAAATCTCGGTCAACAATGTAATATGCACAAATATCTGTAGTTTCAGTAGGTCCAAAAAGATTAGCATACATTAAGTGGGGGAAATGCTTTTTCCAATAATTAAGATATTTCAATGGCATGACCTCTCCAGCAAACAGAACTTTTTCAAGATATTCAGGTTTACAATATTTGAATAAATCTAATTTGGCTGCAATTCCTAGCGCTGATGGTACCCAATAAATTGTATTTATCCTTCGCTTATTCATAAATTCAATAAGCTTGATAGGGAATGTAAAAAACTCCTTAGGTATCATCTGATATGCACTACCAGTAAAAAATGAAGCAAACATATCAGTAACTGACATACTGAAATAAAGTGGTGTCTGAGAACCAAATACTATTTTCTCATCTATCTTAAAACAAGTAATAAACCAATCAATGTAACTTATAACGTTCTGATGAGTAAGCAACGCACCTTTTGGACTTCCTGTTGACCCTGAAGTAAATATTGAATATGCAGGATCAGTAGAAAGAATCTGAGAACGGACTTTATCAAGTAACTCATCCTTCACTTGTTTTTTCATGATTTCCCCAAATTCCATCTTATGACATTCAACTTGAAAATTATTTACTATGTCATGGAATTCTGATTCATATATGACTGCTGCTGGTGTAAGGGTATCCATTATCTTTGCTAGTCTATCAAATGGTGAATCACAGTCAAGAACTACATAAAAATTTCCGCTGTACAGAACCCCTAACATAGCAGCAGTAACATTAATATTGCGATTCATAAGAATTGCAACAGGTTTTTTCATCAAATCCTTTTCTGCAATTGTAGAACCTATTACTCTAGCCTTTTCTTGTAGCAGTTTATAGGTTATCTCAGACTTACTGTCTCCAACAGCTACATTTTCTGGATATAAGCTTACTGTTTTATCAAAAAAATCAAGTATGGTTTTATTCATCTGACTGCTCCTTTATAAATATGGTCTAATATGGGAAAAGCATCATTATTATCACTGCAAACTGATATAACAAGTTTTTCAAAAATATAACTGTTAATATAATAATCATTTACTTTGTCATTCTCAGAAAATATTGGTCTATCACTGTGAATATTATCTATATTTTCTCTTGGTGTCACATCAATTGTATTAATAGGATAATCTATTCCTCTTCCAATACATTTAATAAAACTTTCTTTTCTAGTCCACAGTAAGGTAAATGCTGTATTTCTATCTTTTGATGATTCAATATATTCACTTTCTCTATGAGTAAAAAAATATTTTACAATATTATTATTAAATTCTTGTACCGCCTCGCAATCAATACCAATATTGTATGAACGCTCAGCGGCTATCACAATATACTCCCCAGCATATGAACGACTTACTGAGATATCTGGATAATCCTTCAAGTAAGGTTTTTCACCGATACCTCCATTAAAATTTGAAACTGGAATACCAAAGCTTATGGCGGTGAATTGGGAAGCTGCTTGTTCCGTAGCTAAAAATCGTTTTATTTTTTTCTTATCAGTAAAAAGTTCTACACGTTCTTGCCTCTCTTTTGGCATTAAAGATACATTGAATCGTTCTGTATTATTTACATCAATATCTTTAATTATTGCTAATGCTTTCACAACCTCACCTCCAAGCTATGAACATAGTTTATCATCTTAAAATTAAATTATCTCAAAATAAACATTAAAATTTCTTAAATGTTACATTAAGATTTCTTAATGTTACGTTAATAAAAGCAATAAAAAAAGATTGCTTCTTAGGCAATCTTGATCAAAATATCTTATTTACATACTTCTATGATGTATTTTCCAATAATCTCACTATCTACAATATAATTGGTATGAGTATGATACTTAAAGATTTTTAAAATACTATTTTTTACGTTTTCATGAATTAAATAAAGATGTTTTTTAGTAATAACGTCAAAACTTCCTCCAGTTATGTAAGTAGGTACCTTAATTTTTGAAAGGTCAGACAAAGAAATATTGGGTTCTTGTAACATCATCTTAACCTTTTGAGATTTATTAATGATATACATTAACTTCATCATGAGTCTTGAACAAATTCTCAGTCCTTTGGGATTAATGTTAGGACCACTGACAATAAGCTTTGAAAACAAGTTTGGATATTCTGACGCAAGCATAAGTCCTACAATTCCTCCATCACTAAAACCATAGTATACAGGATTTTTGATATTAAGCTGATTAATGAATTCATAGATATCCTTAGCATGGTCTTCATAATGCAGTTCAGACACCTTAGAGCTGTTCCCATGATCTCGAAAGTCAATAGCATACACAGTAAAATATTCTTGTAAAAGTGAAATTGACCTATTAAAAATCTCGTGTGTTTCACCATTCCCATGAAGCATAATCAAAGGATTTCCTGAACCATATTTTTGATAAAATAACGTGACTTCATTAACTTTTATTAACATATTCTTATTCCTCTTCTGTCAGAGGGAAAGTTATTTCATATACTACAGATAGCCCCTCCAACTTTTCTTGTATAAGTTCAATTGTTCCTCTATGAGCAGTAACAATTTTCTTGACTATAGCCATTCCCAGTCCAGAACCTTTCAGTTTGCTACGTGAGGAATCACCCATTGAAAATGGATTAAATATAGTTTTCTTCAGGTCATCTGTAATTCCAATACCATTGTCGCCGATACGAATGATACATTTATCATCTAGTCTTTCTAGAACAAAGGATATGATAGTACCCTTCTCGTTATATTTTACAGTATTTGAGATAATATTTTCAAATACACGCTTCATCTGAAATTCGTCCAGCATACAATAAATAACTTCATCTGGTATCTGAATATCAAGCTCAAAACCTAAGAATTCTAGTTCCTCATACTTATCTATGAGATAATTTCTTGCGAATTCACTGATGTTTGTTTTTACAGTCTGAATTTTGAAATCTGGTCTTTCAAGCTTACTATATTCACTGAATGTATTAATAAGCTCTGCTAGTGAATTGGACTTTTTGTATATGGTATTGAGATATTCACTACGCTCATTGTCGTTTACTTTTTTATCAGCTACAGCTTTTGCATATCCTTGAATAACAGTTATAGGTGTTTTTAAGTCGTGAGAAATGTCAGCCAGCATCTTTTGTTTTTCCTGTTCTACCCCAATACGTTTCTTCTCTGTTTCATGTAATTTCAAAGCCATATCATTGAAGCTGTTACAGATCTCTTCAAATTCTCTAGGTCCTTTGTATTTTATAATCTTATCAGTCTTACCTTCTGCAATGTGCTTTATTGCGTTACCTAAAAGCAGAAGAGGTTCTTTTACTTTTTTATTGAGACTGATTACAAAAAATAATACTGCGACAACAAAAAATACTAGATACGCAATCCCAATATAATTAATAACCTTCATAGAGGTATTCAAGTTATCGGAATCAACGTTACGGCAAAAAACCACATTATATATTTTTCCATTTTTAGAAGTATAACTTAACTTTGAGATATTAATATCATCTTTATATTTTCCTGTTAAAAGGTTGAAGTCAGATTCTGAAAGTCGTTTTTCTATATTGGGGATATCTGAGAATAATATATTAAAATTACTATCAAGTATTATATTTGATTTGATAGTATTATCTTCTTCATCTACTGTTTCATATGCAACATTAATGTATTTGTTATCATCTTGACCTACATATTCATCTATTGATATTGTAAGTCCAGCTTCACTTTCAGGTATCAAATCCACTTGCTTCTTAGTTAAATTAAAAGATTCAGCGCCTTCACTTCTGTAGATTACATTGTTCTTATCATCAAAAACAGTAAAAAAACCGTCTTCTCCAAGTAATCTTTCCCGCTGAAAAGAATCATAATTACCCTCAATAAAAAACTCTTTACTATCCTCAAAATGGGCAGAATAATAATTAGCAAAATCGAAATATATTACAGCAATTCCGATAATACCTGCAAGAATAAGAACTGCTAAAACACTCACAGTAAATATGATAAAATTGCGGACTATTATTCCAAAGAAACCGAGTCTTTTTTTACTTATCTTCAATTTTATATCCCAAACCTTTCACAGTTTTTATATATTGATTACCATTTTTATTCATACCGATTTTTTCACGCAAGTGAGATATATGCACCGTAACGGAATTATCATCGGTTTCAAAGTATTCACCTTTTATATGTTCTATTATCTGTACTTTTGAAAAGATTCGTTCAGGTACCCTCATGAGTAAGGCAAGAATTTTGAATTCTGTAGCTGTCAATTGAATTTCTTGTTCCTGCTTAACCAATCGACAGTTATTTGTGTCAAGGTTTAACTCTCCTAGATTCAATATACCACTGTTCTTTTCGTTGCCACTTAATTTGTAATGCCTTCTTAACGCAGCATTTACCCTTGCAACTATTTCAAGGGGATTGAATGGCTTGGTTATGTAATCATCAGCACCCATGTTAAGTCCTA
The window above is part of the Vallitalea guaymasensis genome. Proteins encoded here:
- a CDS encoding benzoate/H(+) symporter BenE family transporter, with the translated sequence MNNNSIIQGIKDLPKHLNSKTISSGVIAGIFGWCTALILFANGNACGWSMQETSSWIFACWVFGPILGIILSLKYKEPIPGAWSISGAAIVVSGAGAGYSLQQLCTGFLLAGILVLILGVTGLISKVMKFLPMPIVMGMTAGCLFKFVTNMVNYIFNWSSNMSEPNYGKYLLIALFAIAAWLIFTKLRPVVKVIPPILAAFAVVIICVFAFGLYDASSLEGIKFYGPKFIGYSFENVGGVFVSVSLPLALLVIGAENAQAIGVLKSQDYEPPVKSMTIWSGIGGIVTSLFGGHNANIAGPMTAIVASDESGDNKDGRYAASVVCGIWCSIIGIFASLLVPFLSTMPLKLIYLVAGLAMVGVILSSLQSAFKANKFQVSAFFAFFIALSQKSFLGIGSAFWALLIGIIIAAVLETKDLKAIIDNKNKN
- a CDS encoding FAD-dependent oxidoreductase: MKKYKSLIVFDSNCDLPVYDEVDVLVAGGGPAGIAAAETAARHNNKTLLVERLGFLGGASVAGYSGTFCGMFYGCDNPLEEEPRQAVFGWTNKFYEALKEKNGVTEPQPYGKTFLVPHNPQIFKEVAEDMILEAGGKILYHSTIVGVIKDFDEFKGVVIDTKSGLAQIRSKVMIDATGDADIIYRAGYEYTMGDNGVIQNPTMIFRLGGVDVKKFFDYWGEDRISPDKVTEAMKQAIEEGAELPRLKVWVYHTTRPNELFMNVTLLTGRDGHLLNVCDPDDHTEAEQVARKQVNEYAKFFKEYIPGCEASFVNDLSCEVGVRQTRSIVGIDKLLNEDVKNARKRSDGIVACPWPIELHNGEKPYLFWLINDYYEVPYGALVPAVGENLIVAGRNLSAEHHALASCRVISQCFGYGHAAALAADKSIKENIKFRDIKGEEIRKLLNEEDARLGE
- a CDS encoding Bax inhibitor-1/YccA family membrane protein; protein product: MKSILSNPYFKKVSKQDDVNSGKPATYGSIGTKILFFLLLTCVGVCLSIFLSIPDNYMNYVNKYEWSLAFGLVMTVILIFVRVLNLLTKIMSTVDN
- a CDS encoding MBOAT family O-acyltransferase, with protein sequence MITTILISYSAAIIMDRIPLKYSLEGLPKKERKQLRAIIKKKKRFVLAIYVIINIGILLTLKYFNFFASSSIGLLGWLGINVSAPVIKIALPLGISYYTLQSISYVVDVLRGKYKAEKNIFKIALFISFFPQMHEGPFGRYDALMPQMTSGEQIKINNLYNGIAQMFWGMFKIFMVANRAAIISDAVFKNHESYGGFTVIIGVIAYTIQLYAEFSGYIDVAAGVSKIFGIGLAKNFDMPFLALNVGDFWRRWHISLGGWFRDYIFYPISTSRALMKIVKNLPAFLANLLTITIPLFFVWFLTGLWHGASSKYIVYGLYYFVLMIIFNLISPLVNRVLSKNNITSENRLIKGLRLTKTLILVGIGMLMFRAENLLVFRQMLGSVFSRGSEFQLFSAIEPNDFIIFILSFIVILLSVIMKLKDIDIESRFEALSSYKKYWICFCVFCIVVIFGAYGLGYIPPDPIYGGF
- a CDS encoding acyl carrier protein encodes the protein MEKINEILSTIIPGVDYKNATNLVDGKILTSLNIAGLVAKLNYEFDIEITPIHLVPENFNSVESIYKLVVSLDGE
- a CDS encoding amino acid adenylation domain-containing protein, which gives rise to MNKTILDFFDKTVSLYPENVAVGDSKSEITYKLLQEKARVIGSTIAEKDLMKKPVAILMNRNINVTAAMLGVLYSGNFYVVLDCDSPFDRLAKIMDTLTPAAVIYESEFHDIVNNFQVECHKMEFGEIMKKQVKDELLDKVRSQILSTDPAYSIFTSGSTGSPKGALLTHQNVISYIDWFITCFKIDEKIVFGSQTPLYFSMSVTDMFASFFTGSAYQMIPKEFFTFPIKLIEFMNKRRINTIYWVPSALGIAAKLDLFKYCKPEYLEKVLFAGEVMPLKYLNYWKKHFPHLMYANLFGPTETTDICAYYIVDRDFLDTQTLPIGIACSNCHLFVVDENGNEVPRGAEGELFAAGPFIAKGYYKNKEKTAEVFVQNPLQNDYPEIVYKTGDLVRQNENGEFEYIGRKDFQIKHMGYRIETGEIEAAFGAVEGIELAICIYDSEDDKLILAYEGKEEIINTLRSTAEKSLPEYMRPHDYKAFDIFPKNANGKIDRKKLKNNILN
- a CDS encoding 4'-phosphopantetheinyl transferase family protein → MKALAIIKDIDVNNTERFNVSLMPKERQERVELFTDKKKIKRFLATEQAASQFTAISFGIPVSNFNGGIGEKPYLKDYPDISVSRSYAGEYIVIAAERSYNIGIDCEAVQEFNNNIVKYFFTHRESEYIESSKDRNTAFTLLWTRKESFIKCIGRGIDYPINTIDVTPRENIDNIHSDRPIFSENDKVNDYYINSYIFEKLVISVCSDNNDAFPILDHIYKGAVR
- a CDS encoding alpha/beta fold hydrolase, which gives rise to MLIKVNEVTLFYQKYGSGNPLIMLHGNGETHEIFNRSISLLQEYFTVYAIDFRDHGNSSKVSELHYEDHAKDIYEFINQLNIKNPVYYGFSDGGIVGLMLASEYPNLFSKLIVSGPNINPKGLRICSRLMMKLMYIINKSQKVKMMLQEPNISLSDLSKIKVPTYITGGSFDVITKKHLYLIHENVKNSILKIFKYHTHTNYIVDSEIIGKYIIEVCK
- a CDS encoding sensor histidine kinase, yielding MKISKKRLGFFGIIVRNFIIFTVSVLAVLILAGIIGIAVIYFDFANYYSAHFEDSKEFFIEGNYDSFQRERLLGEDGFFTVFDDKNNVIYRSEGAESFNLTKKQVDLIPESEAGLTISIDEYVGQDDNKYINVAYETVDEEDNTIKSNIILDSNFNILFSDIPNIEKRLSESDFNLLTGKYKDDINISKLSYTSKNGKIYNVVFCRNVDSDNLNTSMKVINYIGIAYLVFFVVAVLFFVISLNKKVKEPLLLLGNAIKHIAEGKTDKIIKYKGPREFEEICNSFNDMALKLHETEKKRIGVEQEKQKMLADISHDLKTPITVIQGYAKAVADKKVNDNERSEYLNTIYKKSNSLAELINTFSEYSKLERPDFKIQTVKTNISEFARNYLIDKYEELEFLGFELDIQIPDEVIYCMLDEFQMKRVFENIISNTVKYNEKGTIISFVLERLDDKCIIRIGDNGIGITDDLKKTIFNPFSMGDSSRSKLKGSGLGMAIVKKIVTAHRGTIELIQEKLEGLSVVYEITFPLTEEE
- a CDS encoding response regulator transcription factor: MHNTILVAEDNCEISKVIKLYLEVEGYEVLIADNGLDGLSLVKENKIDLAILDIMMPKMDGYELTREIRKISNIPVLILSAKNEDIDKILGLNMGADDYITKPFNPLEIVARVNAALRRHYKLSGNEKNSGILNLGELNLDTNNCRLVKQEQEIQLTATEFKILALLMRVPERIFSKVQIIEHIKGEYFETDDNSVTVHISHLREKIGMNKNGNQYIKTVKGLGYKIEDK